Proteins encoded in a region of the Bactrocera tryoni isolate S06 chromosome 4, CSIRO_BtryS06_freeze2, whole genome shotgun sequence genome:
- the LOC120775024 gene encoding kelch-like protein 12, with product MGSSCSNTKATTTTTADVVVTTIDSIANTYNDNNSCLLAVQFENVKSIRVLKYQSAIDEWTIIHEIPVKGLYRSAIVKQYLLFHDWQDGVRVCCYDTTTRAIRTLKPLKADQPYWSCYCAAEYRERLYLIGAETHDNRKVYAWDPEKDVLTEAPKLIIGRTRTTALKHDGYLYVAGGMISNEGNERDTNSVERYNPRHNCWERCAPMLQARAVAGLASAGRFIFVVGGDCASTPTNMVERYDTHTNKWTQLSAMQIPKVFPGTIFFNNRLMVCGNSSNQEDCSLVEEFDEETNKWIRKNKMPIDGSFSYMVAAHSWVRQLESLN from the exons atgGGCTCGTCTTGCTCTAATAcaaaagctacaacaactactACAGCCGATGTTGTTGTAACTACTATCGATAGCATTGCAAACACATACAATGACAATAATAGTTGTTTACTGGCAGTGCAATTTGAAAATGTG AAATCCATCAGAGTCTTGAAATACCAGAGCGCGATAGACGAATGGACTATTATACACGAAATACCCGTAAAAGGTCTCTACCGCTCCGCCATTGTAAAACAATACTTGCTCTTCCATGACTGGCAGGATGGCGTACGGGTTTGTTGTTATGACACAACAACACGCGCCATACGTACATTGAAACCGTTAAAAGCGGACCAACCGTATTGGAGTTGCTATTGCGCCGCCGAGTATCGAGAGCGCCTTTACTTAATCGGCGCTGAGACGCACGATAATCGCAAAGTCTACGC ATGGGATCCAGAAAAGGACGTGTTGACCGAGGCGCCAAAGCTGATTATTGGTCGCACACGGACAACGGCCTTGAAACATGACGGTTACTTGTATGTGGCCGGTGGCATGATCTCCAATGAGGGCAATGAACGCGACACCAACTCGGTAGAACGGTACAATCCGCGACACAACTGTTGGGAGCGTTGCGCGCCGATGTTGCAAGCGCGCGCCGTGGCCGGG TTGGCCTCCGCCGGTCGTTTCATATTCGTTGTGGGCGGCGACTGCGCGTCGACACCAACAAATATGGTGGAACGCTATGACACGCATACCAACAAATGGACTCAG TTGAGTGCGATGCAAATCCCAAAAGTTTTCCCCGGcactatattttttaacaaccgTCTCATGGTTTGTGGCAACTCTAGCAATCAAGAGGATTGCTCATTAGTGGAAGAATTCGATGAGGAGACCAACAAATGGATTCGAAAGAACAAAATGCCGATAGACGGTTCGTTCTCATATATGGTGGCGGCACATTCGTGGGTCAGACAGTTAGAGTCGCTCAATTGA
- the LOC120775120 gene encoding kelch-like protein diablo — translation MGSSCSRDLTATDNENPKLSLDAGNDTVDTPNNNNSCLLAVKFVNGEKIVVFKYVSEKDEWPICHEIPAEGIFRTFIVQRYMLFIDWTNAKRICCYDITTRAIRTLEPIKNEVYMHYFAAEFEGKLYLFADIMDKRKVNVWDPVTDSWSQAPKLNVAREHAAAVAHRGYLYVAGGRKDYLFNSELRSVERYDPQRRRWQRCADLLQARCAAGLVSAGAFLYIVGGECSEIPTNMVERYDAQINKWTQLLCMQAPKHYPACAFYNNSLLACGGPKLDQDCKIVEEFNAAENKWLRKNSMPSQGPYSYMIVTPTWLRQLESSN, via the exons ATGGGCTCCTCTTGCTCCAGAGATCTAACCGCAACTGATAATGAAAATCCAAAACTTTCGCTGGATGCAGGTAACGACACTGTAGATACgcctaacaacaacaatagctgtTTACTGGCAGTGAAATTTGTGAATGGG GAAAAAATTGTGGTTTTCAAATACGTGAGCGAAAAAGACGAATGGCCGATCTGCCATGAAATACCCGCTGAAGGCATTTTTCGTACGTTCATCGTGCAACGGTATATGCTTTTCATAGACTGGACGAACGCGAAGCGAATTTGTTGCTATGACATAACAACACGTGCCATACGCACGCTGGAACCAATTAAGAATGAAGTCTATATGCATTATTTCGCCGCGGAGTTTGAGGGCAAACTTTACCTCTTCGCGGATATAATGGATAAGCGAAAAGTGAATGT CTGGGATCCAGTAACGGATAGTTGGAGCCAGGCGCCGAAACTGAATGTAGCACGTGAGCATGCCGCAGCCGTCGCGCACCGCGGTTACTTATATGTGGCAGGCGGACGCAAGGACTACCTATTCAACTCTGAGCTACGCTCGGTGGAGCGTTACGATCCGCAACGACGTCGTTGGCAACGCTGCGCAGATCTGCTGCAAGCGCGGTGTGCCGCAGGG ctgGTCTCAGCTGGCGCTTTCCTCTACATTGTGGGCGGCGAATGTTCGGAGATACCAACTAATATGGTGGAGCGTTATGACGCACAGATAAATAAATGGACACAG CTTTTGTGCATGCAAGCACCCAAACATTATCCCGCCTGCGCGTTCTACAACAATTCCTTGCTGGCTTGTGGTGGTCCCAAGCTGGAtcaggattgtaaaattgtcgAGGAGTTCAATGCAGCGGAGAACAAGTGGCTTCGAAAAAATAGTATGCCCTCCCAAGGTCCTTACTCTTATATGATTGTAACGCCGACATGGCTAAGGCAATTGGAGTCATCGAATTAG